One genomic segment of Paenibacillus sp. FSL H8-0332 includes these proteins:
- a CDS encoding glycosyl hydrolase 53 family protein yields MKLRTRWLAAVLTFTMLIMSLTGLGLPAQAGAVPIPQSFAKGADVSWLPQMEAEGHKFYNDQGVEEDLLQILKDHGIDSIRIRAFVNPSDDPINGHNSTEEMVLLASRVSALGFRVMVDLHYSDSWADPGKQVTPAAWESDNLEQLKAHVSEYTTEVMQALKDAGVTPEWVQIGNEINNGMMHPLGSYSNTANLVQLIQAGSHAAKAVFPETKIIIHRANGADSGVDPFYAGLVEAGLKDSDYDIIGLSYYPDSIYTSSINELSSNMNLLAAKYGKEVMVVEVGGDVSKNVDNVYNMLVAVQNGVKAVPGGQGTGVFYWAPEGVYFGYGLSAWNPDGTPSFAMDAFMDGASAINRVPVQSVKVEKQAAILEVGGTGSVKATISPGNATYKGLTFTSSDEAIVKVDKYKGTISGLAAGTSTVTAVTYDGGFTDSTEITVSPSTSFIQNPGFEDGLNGWTVSGDSTAVNVESDAHSGSAALHYWSSGAAEFQISQTVTGLENGTYQLSAWVSGNGGEETAEIFAGNQKQQFVNTGWQQWSNPTIDTIEVTDGTLSIGANLKYPGDKWGNIDDFKLVKKAGAVSTDHLTVNGAKSDWYLSGTKPATFGDSKASGGFDYGDDKPINFNLTHEMTGLEPGTYTLQAKIFGDKGDPSPGSVMYVVSEGQTYSVPVTYSGSAWLKPRTLTLKHVHIGEDGSASLGFKVITDSDNHYGYLQEVTFVRNSTTTPEVPSEPSEPSEPVTPPVTDPVTPPVTEPGTSPEENPVPSPAASPVPSPTTAPGTDSGSGWTAPQATAQASATPPATPQPEILTVTEPKVNAQNKIVIPLAEGQSEVRIPADAAALKGIAGLKMEGKTVAVEIPGQVVQQLQGLAGQQQKGSMISVVLEPWSLEQKTAWTLRANTKSEAELRTAGEMFNLSLSLLNQQGVKTPPTSFAEPVTLRLKVQENGNPMLAGVYAAADDGTLEYAGGTWEQSVLTAQVRQSGNYAVLEYDKSFADVSPADWAYSVIKEMAAKHIIAGDREGRFAPKREVTRAEFVTMLVRALGLKAEGLSSFADVDSSKWYSGDVAAAFAVGIVKGDSTGKFAPESRITRQEMATLLVRAYELRSGSKAPAGSLPAFADAGKIDSWAKEAVTAAGSLGFITGTPDGFFMPQTNATRAECAKVLSLLLNL; encoded by the coding sequence TTGAAACTGAGAACAAGATGGCTTGCGGCAGTTCTTACTTTTACAATGCTAATCATGTCGCTGACTGGACTTGGATTACCGGCACAAGCCGGAGCGGTTCCTATTCCGCAATCCTTCGCCAAAGGCGCAGATGTCAGCTGGCTGCCGCAAATGGAAGCTGAGGGCCATAAATTCTATAACGATCAGGGAGTCGAAGAGGACCTGCTCCAGATTCTGAAGGATCACGGGATTGATTCCATCCGCATCCGGGCTTTTGTCAATCCGTCAGATGATCCGATTAACGGGCATAACAGTACAGAAGAGATGGTTCTGCTGGCATCCCGTGTAAGCGCTCTCGGATTCAGGGTGATGGTTGATCTGCACTACAGTGATTCCTGGGCCGATCCCGGGAAGCAGGTTACACCGGCAGCATGGGAGAGCGATAACCTGGAGCAGCTGAAGGCGCATGTCTCGGAGTACACCACAGAGGTGATGCAGGCGCTGAAGGACGCGGGAGTAACCCCCGAATGGGTGCAGATTGGCAATGAGATTAATAACGGGATGATGCACCCGCTGGGCAGCTATAGCAATACAGCGAATCTGGTGCAATTGATTCAGGCGGGGTCACATGCGGCCAAGGCTGTTTTTCCTGAGACCAAAATCATTATTCACAGAGCCAACGGAGCAGATAGCGGTGTAGATCCTTTCTATGCCGGTCTGGTCGAAGCAGGGCTTAAGGACAGCGATTATGACATCATCGGGTTATCCTATTACCCGGATTCTATCTATACTTCTTCCATTAATGAACTATCCTCCAACATGAATCTTCTGGCTGCAAAATACGGCAAAGAGGTCATGGTCGTCGAGGTTGGCGGCGATGTGAGCAAGAATGTGGATAATGTATACAACATGCTGGTTGCTGTTCAGAATGGCGTGAAGGCTGTGCCTGGCGGCCAGGGAACAGGTGTGTTTTATTGGGCACCAGAGGGAGTCTATTTCGGATATGGGCTGTCTGCCTGGAACCCGGACGGAACGCCTTCCTTCGCGATGGATGCTTTTATGGATGGTGCTTCTGCAATCAACCGGGTCCCGGTTCAGTCGGTAAAAGTGGAAAAGCAGGCCGCTATCCTAGAAGTAGGAGGAACCGGCAGCGTGAAGGCAACGATCAGCCCTGGGAATGCAACCTACAAGGGGCTGACCTTCACCAGCTCTGATGAAGCCATCGTCAAGGTAGACAAGTATAAAGGAACGATCTCCGGGCTTGCTGCCGGGACCTCTACAGTAACAGCGGTTACGTATGACGGCGGATTTACAGATTCAACTGAGATCACAGTCTCGCCAAGCACAAGCTTCATTCAGAATCCAGGCTTCGAGGACGGGCTGAATGGCTGGACTGTAAGCGGCGACAGCACGGCGGTCAATGTGGAGTCGGATGCCCATTCCGGTTCGGCTGCACTGCACTACTGGAGCTCAGGGGCTGCGGAATTCCAAATCTCCCAGACGGTCACAGGACTAGAGAATGGAACCTATCAGCTATCCGCATGGGTCTCGGGTAACGGCGGGGAAGAGACCGCTGAGATTTTTGCGGGCAATCAGAAGCAGCAGTTCGTCAACACAGGCTGGCAGCAATGGAGTAATCCAACCATCGATACCATTGAGGTTACAGATGGAACACTGAGTATTGGCGCTAATCTGAAATACCCGGGAGACAAGTGGGGAAATATTGATGATTTCAAGCTGGTCAAAAAAGCCGGAGCCGTCAGCACCGATCATCTAACGGTCAACGGCGCTAAGTCCGACTGGTATCTGAGCGGCACCAAGCCCGCTACCTTCGGGGACAGCAAAGCTTCAGGCGGCTTCGATTACGGGGATGACAAGCCGATTAACTTCAACCTTACTCATGAAATGACCGGACTGGAGCCCGGAACCTATACCCTCCAGGCCAAAATCTTCGGGGATAAGGGTGATCCTTCCCCAGGTTCGGTGATGTATGTGGTCTCCGAGGGACAGACGTATTCGGTGCCTGTTACCTATTCAGGCAGCGCCTGGCTGAAGCCCCGGACTCTGACGCTAAAGCATGTGCACATAGGGGAAGACGGCAGCGCATCGCTGGGCTTCAAGGTCATCACGGACTCGGATAATCATTACGGCTATCTGCAAGAGGTGACCTTCGTGCGTAATAGCACAACTACACCTGAGGTTCCAAGTGAACCGAGTGAACCAAGTGAACCTGTAACACCTCCGGTAACAGATCCGGTGACACCTCCAGTAACGGAACCGGGAACAAGCCCGGAAGAGAATCCTGTACCAAGTCCGGCAGCCAGTCCTGTGCCAAGCCCGACTACGGCACCAGGAACGGACTCCGGTTCAGGCTGGACAGCACCGCAGGCAACAGCTCAAGCATCAGCTACACCGCCAGCCACGCCGCAGCCGGAGATTCTGACTGTAACTGAGCCGAAGGTGAATGCACAGAATAAGATTGTGATTCCACTGGCTGAGGGTCAGAGTGAAGTAAGAATTCCCGCTGACGCCGCGGCCCTTAAGGGAATAGCCGGCCTGAAGATGGAAGGCAAGACGGTGGCTGTAGAGATTCCAGGCCAGGTTGTTCAGCAGCTTCAAGGCTTAGCCGGGCAGCAGCAGAAGGGCTCGATGATCTCTGTCGTGCTTGAGCCATGGTCCCTAGAGCAGAAGACGGCCTGGACACTTCGGGCCAATACCAAGAGTGAGGCTGAACTGAGAACAGCCGGAGAAATGTTCAATCTCAGTCTGTCTCTGCTGAATCAGCAGGGAGTTAAGACTCCGCCGACCTCCTTCGCGGAACCTGTTACGCTTCGCTTGAAGGTTCAGGAGAACGGGAACCCGATGCTTGCAGGTGTCTATGCGGCCGCAGACGATGGAACGCTTGAATATGCAGGCGGAACCTGGGAACAGTCCGTATTGACTGCACAGGTACGGCAATCCGGCAATTATGCTGTACTGGAGTATGACAAGAGCTTTGCAGATGTGAGTCCGGCGGATTGGGCCTACTCAGTGATTAAAGAGATGGCTGCCAAGCATATTATCGCGGGCGACCGGGAAGGACGCTTCGCACCGAAGAGAGAAGTGACCCGGGCCGAATTCGTTACGATGCTTGTCCGTGCCCTTGGGCTGAAGGCGGAAGGCCTGAGTTCGTTCGCTGACGTAGACAGCAGCAAGTGGTATTCGGGCGATGTAGCCGCCGCTTTTGCAGTCGGAATCGTTAAAGGGGACTCTACCGGCAAGTTCGCCCCCGAGTCGCGTATTACGCGGCAAGAGATGGCAACGCTGCTTGTGAGAGCCTACGAGCTGCGCTCTGGAAGCAAGGCTCCGGCAGGTTCCTTGCCAGCTTTTGCCGATGCCGGGAAGATTGACAGCTGGGCCAAGGAGGCCGTGACTGCCGCCGGTTCACTGGGCTTCATTACGGGAACTCCGGACGGATTCTTCATGCCCCAGACCAATGCGACGCGCGCAGAGTGTGCGAAGGTATTGAGTTTGCTGCTTAATCTGTGA
- a CDS encoding HTH domain-containing protein — protein sequence MKKVERINIIMRYINNRAHFTLTEIMREFNISRSTAQRDIREIEALGMPLVAEVGRDGGYSVMRNSILPVVRFTDNEVKALFIAFMATRNGQLPYLRSRQSLTEKLLALISENQQEELVLLNQILLFEGTHPGNPDLLDLSDLPHPMLDKLIRLLLVDRYLLITCREDQKDISYAVYLLRLYQEKSLWLIECFDLDASRKRIIPVDQLTDVIPYPGSNRPSGKKIQEKLSKQQVKNNLVLELGPRAIAQYRKYHPFRVALSYTNPYQTTAILKMEVEVNRTEELKEVTNWLLFLGDDLTMKEVPDEVRAELQARVYLYHH from the coding sequence ATGAAAAAAGTAGAACGGATCAACATCATCATGCGGTACATTAACAATCGTGCCCATTTTACCCTGACGGAAATCATGCGGGAATTCAATATTTCGCGTTCGACTGCCCAGCGGGATATCCGTGAGATCGAGGCGCTCGGGATGCCGCTGGTCGCTGAGGTGGGCCGGGATGGCGGGTATTCCGTTATGCGTAACTCTATCCTTCCGGTGGTCCGGTTCACGGATAACGAGGTCAAAGCGCTGTTCATTGCCTTCATGGCGACAAGAAACGGCCAGCTTCCTTATCTCAGGAGCCGCCAGTCGCTGACGGAGAAATTGCTGGCGCTCATCTCGGAGAATCAGCAGGAGGAGCTTGTTCTACTTAATCAGATCCTGCTGTTCGAGGGCACCCACCCGGGCAATCCCGATCTGCTGGACTTGTCCGATCTCCCCCACCCTATGCTGGACAAGCTGATCCGGCTCCTATTGGTGGACCGATATCTGCTAATTACCTGCCGGGAAGACCAGAAGGATATCTCTTATGCTGTGTATCTTTTACGTCTCTACCAGGAGAAAAGCCTGTGGCTCATCGAGTGCTTCGACCTGGACGCCTCCAGGAAACGGATCATCCCGGTTGATCAGCTAACTGATGTCATCCCCTACCCGGGCTCCAACAGGCCAAGCGGGAAAAAAATTCAGGAGAAGCTGAGCAAGCAGCAGGTGAAGAACAACCTTGTCCTGGAGCTCGGTCCCCGGGCCATTGCCCAATACCGCAAATATCACCCGTTCAGGGTGGCGCTGTCCTATACTAACCCCTACCAAACTACCGCTATTCTGAAAATGGAGGTCGAGGTGAACCGCACGGAGGAGCTGAAAGAAGTCACGAATTGGCTGTTGTTCCTGGGCGATGACCTTACGATGAAGGAAGTGCCAGATGAAGTACGAGCGGAGCTGCAAGCGAGGGTATACCTGTATCATCATTAG
- a CDS encoding GyrI-like domain-containing protein: MAGYTIAEKDSFTVIGLGVDLKSDYTDYAGIYKEKADFWQAVSEDGRLDLLKGIAANNYVFVVNEAVNGKMMHYAGVMAGAAAQIPQEARVIQFPKGEYLVVAGEGATTEELSNTLTGLAFGQALPQAEGYAYVGGPNAAVEMGSRDGSLYGEMWIPVIRN, encoded by the coding sequence ATGGCAGGGTATACTATTGCAGAGAAAGACAGCTTTACGGTGATTGGTCTGGGCGTTGATCTTAAGAGTGATTACACGGATTATGCCGGGATATATAAGGAGAAGGCGGATTTTTGGCAGGCGGTCAGTGAAGATGGCAGGCTCGATTTGTTAAAAGGGATTGCGGCGAATAACTATGTGTTTGTGGTGAACGAAGCGGTAAACGGCAAGATGATGCATTATGCCGGGGTAATGGCAGGTGCAGCCGCACAGATTCCGCAGGAAGCCCGGGTGATTCAATTCCCGAAGGGGGAATACCTCGTAGTGGCAGGCGAAGGAGCGACAACGGAGGAATTAAGCAACACCTTGACGGGCCTGGCCTTCGGACAAGCTTTGCCGCAAGCAGAAGGATACGCCTACGTAGGAGGACCGAATGCGGCTGTGGAGATGGGCAGCCGGGACGGCTCGCTGTATGGTGAAATGTGGATTCCTGTCATAAGAAATTAA
- a CDS encoding phage tail protein — protein MAYTVDFKEVSLQGLESSPVAEALAGLRANEARYFMNKYKHEFTVVPASESQETLDYVNGILSKERGLEFAAKPLETSQFQVENIRFAYVFYEDGLALNVMYTVDDPKKRAVGFKLSEGMEIPKELADKFKFARQKSKLAGTIRGSFFVIKGEY, from the coding sequence ATGGCATACACAGTTGATTTCAAAGAGGTGTCTTTGCAAGGCCTGGAGTCGTCTCCGGTTGCTGAGGCGCTGGCGGGATTACGTGCGAATGAGGCGCGCTATTTCATGAACAAATATAAGCATGAATTCACAGTCGTTCCGGCCAGTGAAAGCCAGGAGACGCTGGATTACGTGAACGGGATTCTGAGCAAGGAGCGGGGTCTTGAATTTGCTGCCAAGCCACTGGAAACCTCGCAGTTCCAGGTCGAGAACATCCGGTTCGCCTACGTTTTCTATGAGGATGGTCTTGCGCTTAATGTGATGTACACAGTGGATGACCCCAAGAAGCGGGCGGTCGGCTTCAAGCTCTCGGAGGGAATGGAGATTCCGAAGGAGCTGGCGGATAAGTTCAAGTTCGCGCGGCAGAAGTCGAAGCTGGCCGGAACAATCCGGGGATCGTTTTTTGTGATTAAGGGAGAGTACTAA
- a CDS encoding MFS transporter, whose amino-acid sequence MNTLNTPDMNTPRSSVLHNRSFLRLWIARIFSTSAFQMLSVAIGWQMYALTSSAYQLGLVGLAQFLPMLLLTLPAGQTADRYDRRTIVFLCQLTECLIVLLLVFGSIEGWLGAVHLLAAAAVLGACRTFESPASAALVPDIVDRDQLPKAAAWSASAMQTAMIVGPSLGGVLVVWGTAAAYIASLAALLVSTVLIFFVKTVHFVKKLDAVSMDTFLSGLRFVFARKIILGTISLDLFAVLLGGATALLPIFAEDILKTGSLGLGLLRSAPAVGAIIVSLILTRYSVERAIGRMLFASLVVFALATMLFGISHSFWLSLFALVLIGGSDVVSVVIRSTLVQVNTPQEMQGRVNAVNSLFIGTSNQLGEFESGTMAGLVGAVPATVIGGVGTLIITVLWMYRFFPVLRTQKTYTAE is encoded by the coding sequence TTGAATACATTGAATACACCAGATATGAATACTCCACGCTCGTCTGTACTGCATAACCGTTCGTTCCTGCGCCTATGGATCGCGCGGATCTTCTCCACCAGCGCCTTCCAGATGCTGTCGGTGGCGATTGGCTGGCAGATGTATGCGCTGACCAGCAGCGCCTATCAGCTTGGACTGGTCGGGCTGGCCCAATTCCTGCCCATGCTGCTGCTGACATTGCCTGCCGGACAGACGGCAGACCGCTATGACCGCCGAACCATTGTGTTCCTGTGCCAGCTTACAGAGTGCCTCATCGTGCTGCTGCTCGTCTTCGGCAGCATCGAAGGCTGGCTCGGCGCGGTCCACCTGCTGGCAGCCGCAGCAGTGCTTGGCGCGTGCCGTACCTTCGAGAGTCCGGCCTCGGCAGCGCTGGTGCCGGACATTGTGGATCGGGATCAGCTCCCGAAGGCAGCGGCCTGGTCCGCGTCTGCAATGCAGACGGCGATGATCGTCGGCCCGTCCCTCGGGGGCGTCCTCGTGGTCTGGGGTACAGCTGCCGCTTATATCGCCTCGCTTGCCGCGTTGCTGGTATCTACAGTGCTGATCTTCTTCGTCAAGACTGTTCACTTCGTCAAAAAGCTGGACGCAGTCAGCATGGACACCTTCCTCAGCGGCCTGCGGTTTGTCTTCGCCCGCAAGATTATCCTGGGTACGATCTCGCTGGACTTGTTCGCTGTATTGCTTGGCGGGGCCACGGCACTGCTGCCAATCTTCGCCGAGGATATTCTGAAGACCGGCTCGCTCGGTTTGGGCCTGCTGCGCTCTGCCCCGGCGGTGGGCGCGATCATCGTCTCGCTCATCCTGACCCGCTATTCGGTGGAGCGGGCCATCGGCCGGATGCTGTTCGCCTCGCTGGTCGTCTTCGCCCTGGCCACGATGCTGTTCGGCATCTCCCACAGCTTCTGGCTGTCCCTGTTTGCGCTTGTTCTGATCGGCGGCTCGGATGTTGTGAGTGTCGTTATCCGCTCGACACTGGTGCAGGTCAACACGCCGCAGGAGATGCAGGGCCGGGTAAACGCAGTGAATTCGTTATTCATCGGTACCTCGAACCAGCTTGGAGAATTCGAGTCCGGCACGATGGCCGGGCTGGTCGGAGCCGTGCCTGCAACCGTCATCGGCGGAGTGGGCACCCTGATTATTACCGTGCTCTGGATGTACCGGTTCTTCCCGGTTCTCCGCACCCAGAAGACGTATACAGCGGAGTAG
- a CDS encoding helix-turn-helix domain-containing protein — MIEALRKLGLSDLEARCYLALHGQPPSSGYEVAKQVSVSRSNVYAALRSLVDKGVCRTIEGEPVTFAAIPVRQVVKLLQAEFERTARLLENELTHLPAAPPFFSNWKGDAQVDLAVRRLAANASTEILVDIWAEDLHQIEDTLLAAEERGITVHLMVIGDIPTALSRVIVHSVPAGGPKAARNFSLLLDKETSLLGSFTRHSQASALESNHPAVLDVLQTSYYHDVVMMRIEQDFATELEARYGKNYSLIFQEHPEMRGRKLAPATEPHPYRLEEDTR, encoded by the coding sequence ATGATTGAAGCATTACGCAAGCTCGGCTTATCCGATCTGGAAGCCCGCTGCTATCTCGCGCTGCACGGCCAGCCGCCCTCCTCGGGCTATGAGGTCGCCAAGCAGGTGTCCGTGTCCCGGTCCAATGTATATGCCGCGCTGCGCAGTCTGGTAGATAAAGGAGTCTGCCGGACAATCGAAGGCGAGCCGGTTACCTTCGCTGCAATTCCGGTAAGGCAGGTCGTTAAGCTGCTTCAGGCGGAATTTGAGCGCACCGCCCGCCTACTGGAGAACGAGCTGACCCACCTGCCTGCCGCACCGCCCTTCTTCAGCAACTGGAAGGGAGACGCGCAGGTGGATCTGGCGGTAAGGCGGCTTGCTGCCAATGCCAGCACGGAGATTCTGGTAGATATTTGGGCGGAGGATTTGCACCAGATAGAAGACACACTTCTTGCTGCCGAAGAGCGGGGAATTACCGTCCACCTGATGGTGATAGGTGACATACCTACAGCGCTGTCGCGTGTCATTGTGCATAGCGTACCTGCAGGCGGGCCGAAGGCCGCCCGGAACTTCTCGCTCCTGCTGGATAAGGAGACCTCGCTTCTGGGCAGCTTCACCCGCCATTCGCAGGCTTCGGCGCTGGAGAGCAACCATCCGGCTGTGCTGGATGTCCTACAGACGTCTTATTATCACGATGTCGTGATGATGCGTATAGAGCAGGATTTCGCCACGGAGCTGGAGGCGCGTTACGGCAAGAATTACTCCTTAATATTCCAGGAACACCCTGAGATGCGCGGGCGGAAGCTGGCCCCCGCAACTGAACCCCATCCCTATCGCTTGGAGGAAGACACCCGTTGA
- a CDS encoding lysozyme inhibitor LprI family protein — protein MRKAILTTMLISSLLMAGCGNNEAANGGTAATPETGQAATASPEVTPEITPEPAAEATAEPAPEATAQAPAQTTAPEATPKASAAAGDSQRQTYFDKLDKIEAGLGDLKALSDSGVTADMKEAASKEHERWDKALNEIYQELKAQLPEADMAKLKEEQLSWIKERDKAAEEAAAKYKGGTMEGLEYAATLASVTKERCYKLVELYMK, from the coding sequence ATGCGAAAAGCAATTCTGACAACCATGCTCATCTCCAGTCTGCTAATGGCTGGCTGCGGCAATAACGAGGCGGCGAATGGCGGTACGGCGGCTACTCCAGAGACCGGACAGGCAGCGACGGCAAGCCCGGAGGTCACACCAGAGATCACGCCGGAACCGGCAGCTGAGGCTACCGCAGAGCCTGCACCGGAAGCTACGGCACAGGCACCAGCGCAGACGACCGCACCGGAAGCCACGCCGAAGGCCAGTGCGGCGGCGGGGGATTCGCAGCGGCAGACTTATTTTGACAAGCTGGATAAGATTGAAGCGGGCCTTGGCGATCTGAAGGCTCTGTCGGACAGCGGCGTAACGGCAGATATGAAGGAAGCGGCCTCCAAGGAGCATGAGCGCTGGGACAAGGCGCTGAATGAAATCTACCAGGAGCTTAAAGCGCAGCTTCCCGAAGCCGATATGGCGAAACTGAAAGAGGAGCAGCTAAGCTGGATCAAAGAACGCGATAAGGCGGCAGAGGAAGCCGCTGCCAAATATAAGGGCGGAACAATGGAGGGACTGGAGTACGCGGCGACCTTGGCTTCAGTGACGAAGGAACGTTGTTATAAGCTGGTGGAGTTGTATATGAAATAA
- a CDS encoding DUF1835 domain-containing protein, with the protein MEKAQGDMNERIDQEYVHILFGMSDAGSLKVTLSALGIRETSQVLSFNELFSIGPLSGLDTIPGMQNRHLWMMERDEDYSISQHYNQENQLVRMAQTVKSIPHHAIIVIWVADNAHDQTGLRFVLHLLRDRIQPVHMVNVTEQYQSAGIQSTDGVVPFYSGAIDQESYLLIVKKYSQGLPLESNQRKEYEADWLRLAEENQMLRLWEDAAIISCDESALDEVILRSVIELEVEQERNKVRKGLS; encoded by the coding sequence ATGGAAAAGGCACAGGGAGATATGAATGAACGAATTGATCAAGAATATGTACATATTCTTTTCGGCATGTCGGATGCGGGTTCCTTAAAAGTAACGCTCAGCGCCCTCGGCATACGTGAGACAAGCCAAGTACTGTCTTTTAATGAATTGTTCTCAATTGGGCCCTTATCAGGCTTGGATACAATACCCGGAATGCAGAACAGGCATCTATGGATGATGGAACGTGATGAGGATTACAGCATCAGCCAGCATTACAACCAAGAGAATCAGCTTGTCCGCATGGCACAGACCGTGAAGAGCATCCCGCACCATGCCATAATTGTCATTTGGGTGGCGGATAATGCGCATGACCAGACCGGGCTGCGTTTCGTATTGCATTTGTTGCGGGATCGTATACAGCCAGTGCATATGGTTAATGTCACAGAACAATATCAATCAGCCGGGATTCAAAGCACTGATGGTGTCGTACCCTTTTATAGCGGCGCCATCGATCAGGAGAGTTACTTGCTTATCGTCAAAAAATATAGTCAAGGCCTCCCCCTTGAATCTAATCAGAGAAAGGAATACGAAGCAGATTGGCTGAGGCTGGCGGAGGAAAATCAAATGCTGCGTCTATGGGAAGATGCTGCCATTATTAGCTGTGATGAAAGCGCGCTGGATGAGGTAATTCTTAGGTCCGTTATTGAACTGGAAGTGGAGCAAGAGCGCAATAAGGTCAGGAAGGGATTAAGTTAA